One segment of Cololabis saira isolate AMF1-May2022 chromosome 9, fColSai1.1, whole genome shotgun sequence DNA contains the following:
- the suds3 gene encoding sin3 histone deacetylase corepressor complex component SDS3 isoform X4: protein MTTLPDTEDASETDLAKHDEDDYVEIKEQMYQDKLASLKRQLQQLQEGTLQEYQKRMKKLDQQYKERLRNADLFLQLETEQVERNYIKEKKAAVKEFDDKKVELKENLIAELEEKKKMIENEKLTMELTGDSMEVKPIMTRKLRRRPNDPVPIPDKRRKPAPAQLNYLLTDEQIMEDLRTLNKLKSPKRPVLLFGESPFPFQPESASSSLVSPSSPEHIPSAPLENPTQRYEARIEEGKLYYDKRWYHKSQAIYLESKDNTKISCVISSVGTNEIWVRKTSDSTKMRIYLGQLQRGTFVIRRRSAA, encoded by the exons ATGACAACACTACCAG ACACTGAGGATGCCAGTGAGACGGATCTTGCTAAGCATGATGAGGATGACTATGTGGAAATCAAGGAGCA AATGTACCAAGACAAACTGGCCTCTCTGAAAAGACAGCTGCAGCAGTTGCAAGAAG GGACACTGCAAGAATATCAGAAGAGAATGAAGAAGCTCGACCAGCAGTACAAAGAGAGACTTCGAAATGCAG ATCTGTTTCTTCAGCTTGAG ACAGAACAGGTGGAGAGGAACTACATCAAGGAGAAGAAGGCAGCAGTGAAGGAGTTTGAcgataaaaaagttgaactGAAGGAAAACCTGATTGCGGAGctggaggaaaagaagaagatgatCGAGAATGAGAAGTTAACAATGGAGCTGACAGGCG ACTCGATGGAGGTAAAACCAATCATGACGAGGAAGCTGAGGAGACGACCCAATGACCCAGTTCCAATACCAGACAAGCGCAGGAAACCCGCACCAG CTCAGTTAAATTACTTGTTAACAGATGAACAGATAATGGAAGATTTAAGAACACTTAATAAG cTCAAGTCACCAAAACGACCCG TTTTGTTGTTTGGAGAATCTCCTTTCCCTTTTCAACCAGAAA GTGCATCTTCCTCTTTAGTGTCTCCTTCGTCTCCGGAGCACATCCCCTCTGCTCCTCTGGAGAACCCCACCCAGCGCTACGAGGCACGCATCGAAGAGGGAAAACTGTACTACGACAAAAGATG GTACCACAAGAGTCAAGCCATCTACCTGGAGTCCAAGGACAACACAAAGATTAGCTGTGTCATCAGCTCGGTCGGCACCAACGAG ATCTGGGTGAGGAAGACGAGCGATAGCACGAAGATGAGAATCTACCTGGGACAACTGCAGAGGGGCACATTTGTGATCCGTCGACGGTCGGCTGCGtga